One Lycium barbarum isolate Lr01 chromosome 5, ASM1917538v2, whole genome shotgun sequence genomic window carries:
- the LOC132641495 gene encoding uncharacterized protein LOC132641495 produces MELFYDAKAVRFRSHLNKYLVADDDQRTIRQSRNGLSRKARWLVEVADPENRHLIRLRSSSGMYLTASDEPFLLSMKGEKKILQTSPENMEDVRIVWEPLRYGFQVKLRGYGGKFLSASGGTLRWSNRVTHDSPYSATTHNWILWSVEPVDVPEDESLTDYLTMVSNFSSVSNELSTLDLGSPMSMHSSLSFSPKSPLTRRPAMELFQKAKAVRLQSHHFKYLTAMEDGESVIQDRNGASQSAKWTVEFVEKTDNVIRLKSYCGKYLTASNQSSLLGMTGRKVMQTLPNRLDSSVEWEPVREGNQVKLRTRYGQFLRANGGILPWKNTVTHDIPYQTATQDWVLWDVHIVQVLADSSVPKRPSPLGLPSDSCASETSSSSVVVSSESSSFSTQESRDSFASSPPKLGDGRFIFYYIADKLGEIYDEMEELCITFDGNTVEELTKTLEDATGLEEIIVCTKSPLNGKLYPLSLQLPPNNTTMNVIVLPSSSKAITPDSLSDHMSSIPELNGSNFSEWKEQLQITLGRLDLDLCFKIDEPLEESVDHATWEHSNRASLMIMKCKIAKNIDKSIPKSTRAREFLASIERQFMASDKPLIGTLMEMFTTMKYNGTSGVREHIVEMVNMAEQLKSMDMTISESFLVQFVLNSLPSQFGPFKISYNTNKEKWTMDELIVMCVQEEERLKREGLLSVHLVSQVQKGKGPKKGKQKGKKSPNHGNNVTTHDGVSKGNLKCFFCKKKGHLKKDCPERKN; encoded by the exons ATGGAGCTATTTTATGATGCTAAGGCAGTAAGATTTAGAAGTCATTTAAACAAATACCTAGTAGCAGATGATGATCAAAGAACAATCCGACAAAGCCGAAACGGGTTATCAAGAAAAGCACGGTGGCTGGTGGAAGTTGCCGACCCCGAAAACCGCCACCTTATACGGCTGAGAAGTAGCTCCGGCATGTACCTTACGGCCTCCGATGAGCCGTTTCTTCTTAGCATGAAAG gagaaaaaaaaattcttcaaacTTCGCCGGAAAATATGGAGGATGTGAGAATTGTATGGGAACCACTAAGATATGGTTTTCAAGTTAAATTAAGGGGTTATGGAGGAAAATTCTTAAGTGCAAGTGGAGGTACACTAAGATGGAGCAATAGAGTAACTCATGATAGTCCTTATAGTGCTACCACTCATAATTGGATTCTGTGGAGTGTTGAACCTGTAGATGTACCGGAAGATGAATCATTGACGGATTATTTGACGATGGTTTCTAATTTTTCGTCGGTTTCCAATGAACTTTCTACCTTGGATTTGGGGTCTCCCATGTCTATGCATTCAAGTTTGAGTTTTTCACCTAAG AGTCCTCTAACTAGAAGACCAGCAATGGAGCTTTTCCAAAAAGCAAAAGCCGTTCGTTTACAGAGTCACCATTTCAAGTACTTAACAGCCATGGAAGACGGTGAATCAGTAATTCAAGACCGTAATGGCGCTTCACAAAGTGCAAAATGGACCGTTGAATTTGTCGAAAAAACAGACAATGTTATTCGTTTAAAAAGTTATTGTGGGAAGTATCTTACTGCTTCAAATCAGTCTTCTCTTCTTGGTATGACTGGTAGAAAAGTCATGCAAACTCTGCCTAATCGACTCGATTCTTCTGTCGAATGGGAACCTGTTAGAGAAGGGAATCAAGTGAAGCTTAGGACTCGATACGGGCAATTTTTGAGAGCTAATGGTGGAATTCTTCCATGGAAAAATACTGTTACTCATGATATTCCTTATCAGACAGCTACTCAAGATTGGGTACTTTGGGATGTTCATATTGTTCAAGTCTTGGCTGATTCCTCTGTTCCTAAAAGGCCATCACCATTGGGTCTTCCTTCAGATTCATGTGCTTCTGAAACTAGTTCTTCCTCAGTTGTTGTTTCCTCGGAATCCTCCAGCTTTTCTACACAAGAG TCAAGAGATTCTTTTGCTAGTTCGCCTCCTAAGTTGGGAGATGGGAGGTTTATATTTTATTACATTGCGGACAAATTAGGAGAAATTTATGACGAAATGGAGGAACTTTGCATAACTTTTGATGGAAATACTGTTGAGGAGCTAACAAAGACATTGGAGGATGCAACAGGACTTGAGGAAATAATtgtgtgtactaagagtcctTTGAATGGGAAGCTTTATCCTCTTAGCTTGCAACTTCCACCCAACAATACAACTATGAATGTTATTGTATTGCCATCTTCATCTAAAG CAATCACTCCAGATTCTCTTTCAGACCATATGTCCAGCATTCCCGAGTTGAATGGTTCAAATTTCAGTGAATGGAAGGAGCAATTACAAATTACATTGGGACGTTTGGATTTAGATTTGTGTTTCAAAATTGATGAACCTTTGGAAGAAAGTGTAGACCATGCTACTTGGGAACACTCCAACCGTGCAAGCCTCATGATCATGAAGTGTAAGATAGCTAAGAATATTGACAAATCAATACCAAAATCTACCCGCGCAAGAGAGTTCTTGGCTTCTATTGAGCGACAATTCATGGCTTCCGATAAGCCATTAATAGGTACACTCATGGAAATGTTTACTACTATGAAATATAATGGGACTAGTGGTGTCCGCGAGCACATTGTGGAAATGGTTAATATGGCAGAACAACTTAAATCAATGGATATGACCATTTCAGAATCTTTTTTGGTACAATTTGTTCTCAATTCTCTTCCTTCTCAATTCGGTCCATTTAAGATTAGCTATAACACAAATAAGGAGAAGTGGACCATGGATGAACTCATTGTAATGTGTGTTCAAGAGGAGGAACGATTAAAGAGAGAAGGATTGCTATCGGTTCacttagtatcacaagttcagAAAGGAAAAGGACCAAAGAAAGGTAAACAAAAGGGAAAGAAATCACcaaatcatggaaataatgtgacCACACATGATGGTGTCAGTAAAGGAAATCTGAAGTGCTTCTTCTGCAAAAAGAAGGGACATTTGAAGAAGGATTGTCCGGAACGCAAGAATTAG
- the LOC132642705 gene encoding uncharacterized protein LOC132642705, with translation MAIKAVVNGVNANNGDPSNVNISNGSEPAQNTQNSSSVQGDGIYYNHSLFLNPQDVSGIQILTFQLTGIENFSIWYNSTKIALLGRNKMGLVDGSCSKDKFPDSMGNHWERTNAIVLSWMVNSISKGLLGGVMYATTAKAICLKGSTRWMVQGCSMFIKKFQLWFKDLWNGQVKEIGKKKNGLYILVNQAFRFNRRITLTTTATDKAEDLESTANMKRWHKRFGHVSSRVLNKMLNVSLDKIVKLFKNVLFALVQNRLDSLFLLVV, from the exons ATGGCAATCAAAGCAGTTGTCAATGGTGTTAATGCAAACAATGGTGATCCAAGCAATGTGAACATTAGTAATGGATCAGAACCTGCACAGAACACTCAGAACTCTAGCAGTGTTCAAGGGGATGGAATTTATTACAATCATTCTCTATTCTTGAATCCACAAGATGTAAGTGGAATCCAAATATTGACATTTCAATTGACTGGTATCGAAAATTTCTCAATCTGGTATAATTCAACGAAAATTGCCCTTCTTGGAAGAAATAAGATGGGACTAGTTGATGGTTCTTGTAGCAAAGATAAGTTTCCAGATTCTATGGGAAATCACTGGGAAAGAACGAATGCAATTGTGCTATCTTGGATGGTGAATTCAATCTCAAAGGGCTTGTTAGGAGGAGTCATGTATGCTACAACTGCCAAGGCTATATGTTTGAAAGGTTCAACAAGGTGGATGGTTCAAGGATGTTCAATGTTCATAAAGAAATTTCAACTATGGTTCAAG GATCTTTGGAATGGACAGGTGAAGGAGATTGGTAAAAAGAAAAATGGATTATACATATTGGTCAACCAAGCATTTAGATTCAACAGAAGAATAACATTAACTACTACAGCAACCGACAAAGCTGAGGATTTAGAGTCTACTGCTAATATGAAACGGTGGCATAAAAGATTTGGCCATGTATCATCTAGAGTTCTGAATAAAATGTTGAATGTTTCATTAGATAAAATTGTCAAACTATTCAAGAATGTACTGTTTGCCCTTGTGCAAAACAGACTAGACAGTCTTTTCCTATTAGTAGTATAA
- the LOC132639773 gene encoding uncharacterized protein LOC132639773: MEGIEFHHDGESSSSSINRGREIQSSYMGNIIEQIDMASSEHIELLDSCETEIISDPRHEFVVEKQIYKDKETLNAVMRQYAFMKQFQFRVKRSGTKSYHLVCPGDNCSWCLKASSLNESRLFKIRNLCDVHTCLLKDRIYEQRQATSNVVSIIIMDKYEDPKTIYTPKDISRDMRKQHGVTLTYMQAYRAKQKAMIMLRGDPADSYSKIPAYLYILQKTYPGSVVRLEKTEEDRFLYTFVALEDCIRGWEYCRPIVVVDGTHLKSTYKGTMLIACTLDPGGSILPLAYGIVDSENDSSWTWFFEWFRDAFGERENMCFVSDRHESIWNASAAVYPGLPHYACIWHLWNNLIKQCHRNKEQMRKLYYAMAKAYTLQEFNKCMGRVTKIDRKLRRYLFEIGYHKWTRIHATVKRTWTQTSNIAESINNATVNARELPVAKLLDFMRELVERWNATHNEEAKNTFTDLTKKYQEIINKNGVRASTEFLHTVIDGVRRFTVCLRARTCTCGRFQLDEIPCGHAMAAIVYRHQHGAEYTSAYYSNKNFLDTYAIPVVPLPCESTWDILRHVKEEIVFPPDGKRPPGRPATKRMKPFYEGKFKKSTVTCNRCELTRRSIWKGSFVDAFLLRMKKKRDLLFHRKIYLWFVGGLTGFHLYLISTNQNLKQEQLHDSKRLSNQIV; encoded by the exons ATGGAGGGAATTGAATTCCATCATGATGGTGAAAGTAGTTCCAGTTCAATAAACAGGGGTCGAGAAATTCAATCTTCATACATGGGAAATATTATTGAACAGATTGATATGGCTTCAAGTGAACATATTGAGTTGTTGGATAGTTGTGAAACTGAAATAATAAGCGACCCTCGACATGAATTTGTTGTGGAAAAACAGATTTACAAGGATAAAGAAACACTCAATGCAGTTATGaggcaatatgcctttatgaagCAGTTTCAATTTCGGGTGAAAAGGTCTGGTACAAAAAG CTATCATCTCGTATGCCCTGGTGACAATTGTTCATGGTGTTTAAAGGCCTCAAGTCTAAATGAGTCAAGGCTTTTCAAGATTAGGAATTTATGTGATGTGCACACATGCTTGTTAAAGGATAGAATTTATGAACAACGTCAAGCAACTTCCAATGTCGTCAGCATTATTATAATGGATAAGTATGAAGATCCAAAAACAATATACACACCCAAGGATATATCTAGGGACATGAGGAAACAACATGGTGTAACATTGACCTACATGCAAGCTTATAGAGCGAAGCAAAAGGCAATGATTATGTTACGAGGGGATCCCGCCGACTCGTACAGTAAAATTCCAGCCTACTTATACATTTTACAGAAGACATATCCGGGATCGGTTGTAAGATTGGAAAAAACAGAGGAAGACCGTTTCTTGTATACCTTTGTAGCACTGGAAGATTGTATTAGAGGATGGGAGTATTGCAGACCTATAGTGGTGGTTGATGGAACCCATCTTAAATCAACTTACAAGGGGACTATGCTAATTGCTTGTACATTGGATCCAGGAG GTAGTATACTGCCGCTTGCTTATGGTATAGTTGATTCCGAAAATGATTCATCTTGGACATGGTTCTTTGAGTGGTTCAGGGATGCTTTTGGTGAGAGGGAGAACATGTGCTTTGTGTCGGACAGGCATGAAAGTATATGGAATGCGAGTGCAGCAGTGTACCCTGGGCTGCCTCATTATGCCTGTATTTGGCATTTGTGGAACAATTTAATTAAGCAATGCCACAGAAACAAAGAGCAGATGAGGAAATTATACTATGCAATGGCTAAGGCATACACCCTCCAAGAGTTTAACAAATGCATGGGAAGGGTGACCAAAATAGATAGGAAGCTGAGGAGATACTTGTTTGAGATTGGTTATCATAAATGGACACGGATACATGCAACAGTAAAAAGAACATGGACACAGACTTCAAACATAGCTGAATCTATAAACAATGCTACAGTGAATGCTAGGGAATTGCCGGTGGCAAAATTATTGGATTTCATGAGGGAATTGGTTGAAAGATGGAATGCGACGCACAATGAAGAAGCAAAGAATACATTCACAGATCTTACTAAAAAGTATCAAGAAATTATCAACAAGAATGGG GTACGAGCTTCCACTGAATTTCTACATACAGTGATTGATGGTGTTAGGAGGTTCACAGTGTGTCTTCGAGCTAGGACGTGTACTTGTGGAAGATTTCAACTGGATGAGATACCTTGCGGGCATGCTATGGCTGCTATAGTGTATAGGCACCAACATGGAGCGGAATATACCTCTGCCTACTACAGCAATAAGAATTTCCTAGATACATATGCAATACCAGTTGTGCCTCTTCCATGTGAAAGTACATGGGATATACTGAGGCATGTAAAGGAAGAGATTGTGTTCCCACCAGATGGTAAAAGACCACCAGGAAGACCAGCTACCAAACGAATGAAACCATTCTACGAGGGGAAATTTAAGAAATCAACAGTGACATGCAACAGATGTG AGCTCACAAGACGATCTATATGGAAGGGCAGTTTTGTTGATGCATTCCTCTTgagaatgaagaagaagagagatCTTCTTTTTCACAGGAAAATTTACCTGTGGTTTGTTGGTGGACTCACTGGCTTTCACTTGTATCTAATAAGCACCAATCAG AACCTGAAGCAAGAGCAGCTACACGATTCAAAACGCCTCTCAAACCAAATTGTATGA